The Mycolicibacterium smegmatis genome has a window encoding:
- a CDS encoding pyridoxamine 5'-phosphate oxidase family protein, whose product MAGPVSVLSENECWRLLASVPIGRFVTTIGTRLEIYPVNFAVQERTVLFRTNEGTKLITAIMSDRVLFEADAHTAADGWSVIVRGTAELLQTAEDIAEAEQTGLLLWTSPAKRRYVRITPKEISGRFFTFDQTQ is encoded by the coding sequence ATGGCCGGCCCGGTGTCAGTGCTCAGCGAGAACGAGTGCTGGCGGCTGCTCGCGAGCGTCCCGATCGGGCGGTTCGTCACCACCATCGGCACACGGCTGGAGATCTATCCGGTGAACTTCGCCGTGCAGGAGCGCACCGTGTTGTTCCGCACCAACGAGGGCACCAAGCTGATCACCGCGATCATGAGTGATCGCGTGCTGTTCGAGGCCGACGCCCACACGGCCGCCGACGGCTGGAGCGTGATCGTGCGCGGAACCGCCGAACTGCTGCAGACCGCCGAGGACATCGCCGAAGCCGAGCAGACGGGACTGCTGCTGTGGACCTCACCGGCCAAACGGCGCTACGTGCGCATCACCCCGAAGGAGATCTCGGGGCGGTTCTTCACGTTCGATCAGACCCAGTAG
- the wzm gene encoding galactan export ABC transporter permease subunit Wzm/RfbD: MTFTDAAAQSKTMARARRDLVEGFAKRELWAHLGWQDIKQRYRRSVLGPFWITIATGATAVAMGVLYSKLFKLELSEHLPYVTLGLIIWNLINASILEGAEVFIANEGLIKQLPTPLSVHVYRLVWRQIILFAHNIIIFVIIAIIYPKPWTWTDLAVIPALGLIMLNMVWVALCFGILATRYRDIGPLLASVVQLLFFMTPIIWNESTLQQQGAGSWAKIVEINPLLHYLDIVRAPLLGADQELRHWLVVLAFTVIGWTFAAFAMRQYRGRVPYWV; this comes from the coding sequence ATGACGTTCACCGACGCGGCGGCGCAGTCGAAGACCATGGCCAGAGCCCGCCGCGACCTGGTCGAGGGTTTCGCCAAACGTGAACTGTGGGCCCACCTGGGCTGGCAGGACATCAAGCAGCGCTACCGCCGCAGCGTGCTCGGACCGTTCTGGATCACCATCGCCACCGGCGCGACCGCCGTGGCGATGGGCGTGCTGTACTCCAAGCTGTTCAAGCTCGAACTGTCCGAGCATCTGCCGTATGTGACGCTGGGCCTGATCATCTGGAACCTGATCAACGCGTCGATCCTCGAAGGCGCCGAGGTGTTCATCGCCAACGAGGGTCTGATCAAACAGCTTCCGACGCCGTTGAGCGTGCACGTCTACCGGCTGGTGTGGCGGCAGATCATCCTGTTCGCCCACAACATCATCATCTTCGTGATCATCGCGATCATCTATCCCAAACCGTGGACGTGGACCGATCTCGCGGTCATCCCGGCACTCGGGCTCATCATGCTCAACATGGTTTGGGTCGCACTGTGTTTCGGCATCCTGGCCACCCGCTACCGCGACATCGGGCCGCTGCTCGCCAGCGTCGTGCAGCTGCTGTTCTTCATGACGCCGATCATCTGGAACGAGTCGACGCTGCAGCAGCAGGGTGCGGGCTCGTGGGCCAAGATCGTCGAGATCAACCCGCTGCTGCACTATCTGGACATCGTGCGTGCTCCGCTGCTCGGCGCCGATCAGGAACTTCGGCACTGGCTGGTGGTCCTGGCGTTCACGGTGATCGGCTGGACGTTCGCGGCTTTCGCGATGCGCCAGTACCGCGGCCGCGTGCCCTACTGGGTCTGA
- a CDS encoding carboxymuconolactone decarboxylase family protein — MTQTLESAERINVYKAFPELYDAMMTLSSTSAKDFDHTIGELVKIRASQINRCGFCLDMHTRDARKQGETEQRLALIAAWEEAGDLFTEREQAALALTEAVTEINRGPVSDDVYERAAAVFSERELSQLIAMIVTINAWNRINVTVKMPFPRR; from the coding sequence ATGACACAGACACTCGAATCCGCCGAACGCATCAACGTCTACAAGGCGTTCCCCGAGCTGTACGACGCGATGATGACGCTGTCGTCCACGTCCGCAAAGGATTTCGACCACACCATCGGCGAGCTCGTGAAGATCCGCGCGTCGCAGATCAACCGCTGCGGGTTCTGCCTCGACATGCACACGCGCGACGCCCGCAAGCAGGGCGAGACCGAGCAGCGGCTCGCGCTGATCGCGGCGTGGGAGGAGGCCGGTGACCTGTTCACCGAGCGTGAGCAGGCCGCACTTGCGCTCACCGAGGCCGTGACGGAGATCAACCGCGGCCCGGTGTCTGACGACGTCTACGAACGTGCGGCCGCGGTGTTCAGCGAACGCGAACTCAGTCAGTTGATCGCGATGATTGTGACCATCAACGCGTGGAACCGCATCAACGTCACCGTGAAGATGCCGTTCCCGCGCCGCTGA
- a CDS encoding PLP-dependent aminotransferase family protein has protein sequence MTSRANSGARDLELHTVITPGSRTAREDLVTALRDGIRSGRLGTGTVLPPSRVLAADLGLARNTVAEAYADLVAEGWLASRQGAGTWVARTEAPRLTPPPLRIAGTPKHNLMPGSPDVAEFPRTAWLASARRALSNAPASALRMGDPRGRLELRSALAEYLGRVRGVRTTSESIVICSGVRNGVELLGKVFGTQRSIAVEAYGLFIFRDALAAMGIATAPIGLDEHGAVISDLDMLDVPAVLLTPAHHSPHGMPLHPSRRSEVIEWARRTGGYVIDDDYDGEFRYDRQPVGALQSLDPEHVAYLGSASKSLAQTLRVGWMALPQALVEPVIAAAGGQQFNVDAITALTLADFIATGGYDRHIRRMRNRYRRRRDHLVEALSGFDVGIRGLAAGVNMLLTLPDGAEPEVLRRAGEAGIALSGLALMRHPLAHPDIPAPDGIIVGFGAPAEHAFRPAVEALRGVLEDVLSP, from the coding sequence GTGACTTCACGGGCCAATTCTGGAGCTCGGGACCTCGAGCTGCACACCGTCATCACGCCGGGCAGCCGCACGGCCCGCGAAGACCTGGTCACCGCCCTGCGCGACGGCATCCGCTCGGGGCGCCTGGGCACCGGCACCGTACTGCCGCCGTCGCGCGTGCTGGCCGCCGACCTGGGACTGGCCCGCAACACCGTGGCCGAGGCGTACGCCGACCTGGTCGCCGAGGGCTGGCTGGCCTCACGCCAGGGAGCGGGCACCTGGGTCGCGCGCACCGAGGCCCCGCGATTGACACCGCCGCCGCTGCGCATCGCGGGCACGCCCAAGCACAACCTGATGCCGGGTTCGCCCGATGTCGCGGAGTTCCCGCGCACGGCGTGGCTGGCCTCCGCGCGCCGCGCACTGTCCAACGCACCCGCGTCGGCACTGCGCATGGGCGATCCCCGCGGGCGGCTCGAATTGCGTTCGGCGCTGGCCGAATATCTGGGCCGCGTCCGCGGCGTGCGCACCACATCGGAATCGATCGTGATCTGCTCGGGGGTGCGAAACGGCGTCGAACTGCTCGGCAAGGTGTTCGGGACACAGCGTTCCATCGCCGTGGAAGCGTACGGGCTCTTCATTTTTCGCGATGCCCTCGCCGCGATGGGCATCGCCACGGCACCCATCGGCCTCGACGAACACGGCGCGGTGATCAGCGATCTCGACATGCTGGACGTACCCGCGGTGCTGCTGACCCCGGCACACCACAGCCCGCACGGCATGCCGCTGCACCCGTCGCGGCGCAGCGAGGTCATCGAGTGGGCGCGGCGCACCGGAGGCTACGTGATCGACGACGACTACGACGGCGAGTTCCGCTACGACCGCCAGCCCGTGGGCGCCCTGCAGTCGCTGGACCCCGAGCACGTCGCCTACCTGGGTTCGGCCAGCAAGAGCCTGGCGCAGACCCTGCGGGTGGGGTGGATGGCACTGCCACAGGCACTTGTCGAACCCGTGATCGCCGCGGCGGGCGGCCAGCAGTTCAACGTCGACGCCATCACGGCTCTGACGCTGGCCGACTTCATCGCCACGGGCGGTTACGACCGTCACATCCGGCGCATGCGCAACCGCTACCGACGTCGCCGTGACCACCTGGTCGAGGCGCTGTCCGGCTTCGACGTCGGCATCCGCGGCCTGGCCGCGGGGGTCAACATGCTGCTCACCCTGCCCGACGGCGCCGAACCCGAGGTGCTGCGCCGCGCGGGCGAGGCCGGCATCGCGCTGTCCGGCCTGGCGCTCATGCGTCACCCGCTGGCCCATCCAGACATCCCCGCCCCCGACGGCATCATCGTCGGGTTCGGCGCACCCGCCGAACATGCGTTCCGACCAGCGGTCGAGGCGCTGCGCGGCGTGCTGGAAGACGTCCTGTCCCCCTGA
- a CDS encoding NAD(P)H-quinone oxidoreductase, which translates to MHAIVASVNGGLNWENVASIAPANGEVLIKVHTAGINRADLLQAAGKYPPPPGASEVIGLEVSGTVEALGDGVSGWSVGQPVCALLAGGGYAEYVAVPAPQVLPVPDGVSLRDAAGLPEVACTVWSNVVMTAGLTAGHLLLVHGGASGIGTHAIQVAKAMGARVAVTAGSEEKLGICRDLGADITINYREEDFVERLRRETDGADVILDIMGAAYLDRNVDALATGGRLVIIGMQGGVKAELNIGKLLGKRAGVIATSLRPRPVDGPGGKGEIVRAVRENVWPMIADGRVKPIIGAELPIENAQQGHDLLASGKVTGKVLLRVSE; encoded by the coding sequence ATGCATGCAATTGTCGCCTCCGTGAACGGCGGGCTGAACTGGGAAAACGTAGCCAGTATCGCGCCAGCAAACGGTGAAGTTCTGATCAAGGTCCACACCGCAGGGATCAATCGCGCCGACTTGCTACAAGCCGCCGGGAAATATCCGCCCCCGCCGGGGGCAAGTGAGGTCATCGGGCTGGAGGTCTCCGGGACCGTCGAGGCGCTCGGCGACGGCGTGTCCGGGTGGTCCGTCGGGCAGCCCGTGTGCGCTCTGCTGGCGGGCGGCGGCTACGCCGAATACGTCGCCGTGCCCGCTCCGCAGGTTCTCCCCGTCCCCGACGGAGTGAGCCTGCGTGACGCGGCCGGTCTGCCCGAGGTGGCGTGCACGGTGTGGTCGAACGTCGTGATGACGGCGGGGCTGACGGCGGGCCATCTGCTTCTGGTGCACGGCGGCGCGAGCGGCATCGGCACACACGCCATCCAGGTGGCCAAGGCGATGGGTGCGCGCGTCGCGGTCACCGCGGGCTCCGAGGAAAAACTCGGAATCTGCCGCGACCTGGGTGCCGACATCACGATCAACTACCGCGAGGAAGACTTCGTCGAGCGGTTGCGCCGCGAGACCGACGGCGCCGACGTGATCCTCGACATCATGGGTGCGGCATACCTGGACCGAAATGTCGACGCGCTGGCGACCGGTGGCCGGCTCGTCATCATCGGCATGCAGGGCGGCGTCAAGGCCGAGCTCAACATCGGCAAGTTGCTGGGCAAGCGCGCCGGCGTCATCGCGACGTCACTGCGGCCGCGGCCGGTCGACGGGCCGGGAGGCAAGGGCGAGATCGTGCGGGCCGTGCGCGAGAACGTGTGGCCGATGATCGCCGACGGCCGCGTGAAGCCCATCATCGGTGCCGAGCTGCCCATCGAGAACGCCCAGCAGGGCCACGATCTGCTGGCCTCCGGGAAGGTGACCGGGAAGGTCCTGCTGCGCGTCTCCGAATGA
- a CDS encoding 3-keto-5-aminohexanoate cleavage protein, producing MNQSMNDKVIITCAVTGGMTVPAQSKAIPITVDEIVRAGVEAAEAGAAVLHVHVREETTGRPVADLDLFERALTELKKNTDAVIQPTTGGGRGMTVEERASVLKFRPEMATFNAGSFNFGLFPVAARDLPFADWERDYLEGTTDYIFKNTFADMTYMAEQMRQSETRPEIEVYDVGHIYNLEQLVKDGVLEPPFNLQFVLGVLGANAAEPDQLIHMLRTAERVFGRDAFTWSAAGVGYRGEFGLAALSLILGGNVRVGLEDNLRITRTENATSNAQLVRKAVDLAATFDRAPATPDEARQFLGLKGAAAVGF from the coding sequence ATGAACCAGTCCATGAACGACAAGGTCATCATCACGTGCGCCGTGACCGGCGGCATGACCGTGCCCGCGCAGTCCAAGGCCATCCCGATCACCGTCGACGAGATCGTCCGCGCGGGTGTGGAGGCCGCCGAGGCCGGTGCCGCCGTGCTGCATGTCCACGTGCGTGAGGAGACGACGGGACGGCCGGTCGCCGATCTCGACCTGTTCGAGCGGGCGCTCACCGAACTCAAGAAGAACACCGACGCCGTCATCCAGCCCACTACCGGCGGCGGCCGCGGCATGACCGTGGAGGAGCGCGCGTCGGTGCTGAAGTTCCGCCCGGAAATGGCCACATTCAACGCGGGCAGCTTCAACTTCGGCCTGTTCCCGGTCGCGGCGCGGGATCTGCCGTTCGCCGATTGGGAGCGTGACTACCTCGAAGGCACCACCGACTACATCTTCAAGAACACCTTCGCGGACATGACCTACATGGCCGAGCAGATGCGCCAGTCCGAGACGCGCCCGGAGATCGAGGTGTACGACGTCGGCCACATCTACAACCTGGAGCAGCTGGTCAAGGACGGTGTCCTGGAGCCGCCGTTCAACCTGCAGTTCGTCCTCGGTGTCCTTGGTGCCAACGCCGCGGAGCCCGATCAGCTCATCCACATGCTGCGCACCGCCGAGCGGGTGTTCGGCCGGGACGCGTTCACGTGGTCGGCCGCGGGCGTCGGCTACCGCGGCGAGTTCGGTCTCGCGGCGCTGTCGCTGATCCTGGGCGGCAACGTGCGCGTCGGCCTCGAGGACAACCTGCGGATCACCAGGACCGAGAACGCGACCTCCAACGCGCAGTTGGTGCGCAAGGCCGTCGACCTCGCCGCTACGTTCGACCGCGCACCGGCCACACCCGACGAGGCGCGTCAGTTCCTGGGCCTGAAGGGTGCCGCGGCGGTCGGGTTCTAG
- a CDS encoding bacterial proteasome activator family protein: MTINPDDDNIEILTGAAGGADTEGEGEGEGKSLTDLVEQPAKVMRIGTMIKQLLEEVRAAPLDDASRNRLREIHQTSIRELEDGLAPELREELERLTLPFTDDNVPSDAELRIAQAQLVGWLEGLFHGIQTALFAQQMAARAQLEQMRQGALPPGIQVPGAQRGGATHPGTGQYL; this comes from the coding sequence ATGACCATCAATCCGGATGACGACAACATCGAGATCCTGACCGGTGCTGCGGGCGGTGCCGACACAGAAGGCGAGGGTGAGGGCGAGGGCAAGTCGCTCACCGACCTCGTCGAACAGCCGGCGAAGGTGATGCGCATCGGCACCATGATCAAGCAGCTGCTCGAGGAGGTGCGGGCCGCTCCGCTCGACGACGCGAGCCGCAACCGCCTGCGGGAGATCCACCAGACCAGCATCCGGGAGCTCGAAGACGGTCTCGCGCCCGAACTGCGCGAGGAGCTGGAGCGCCTCACGCTCCCGTTCACCGATGACAACGTGCCCAGCGACGCCGAGCTGCGCATCGCCCAGGCTCAGCTGGTCGGTTGGCTGGAGGGGCTGTTCCACGGCATCCAGACGGCACTGTTCGCACAGCAGATGGCCGCGCGGGCCCAGCTGGAGCAGATGCGTCAGGGCGCGCTGCCACCCGGCATCCAGGTTCCCGGCGCCCAGCGTGGCGGCGCCACCCACCCCGGCACCGGGCAGTACCTGTAG
- the wzt gene encoding galactan export ABC transporter ATP-binding subunit Wzt/RfbE: MTSSSAPRIETRDAWVEFPIFDAKTRSLKKAFLGKAGGAIGRNQSNVVVIEALRDITMSLEMGDRVGLVGHNGAGKSTLLRLLSGIYEPTRGSATVSGRVAPVFDLGVGMDPEISGFENIIIRGLFLGQTRKQMLAKVDEIAEFTELGEYLSMPLRTYSTGMRVRLAMGVVTSIDPEILLLDEGIGAVDAEFLKKAQSRLQDLVERSGILVFASHSNEFLARLCKTAMWIDHGTIRMTGGIEEVVRAYEGEDAARHVREVLEETARDAH; this comes from the coding sequence GTGACATCCTCTTCTGCACCGCGCATCGAGACGCGCGACGCATGGGTCGAGTTTCCGATCTTCGATGCCAAGACCCGCTCGTTGAAGAAGGCTTTCCTGGGCAAGGCCGGTGGTGCCATCGGCCGCAACCAGTCGAACGTCGTCGTCATCGAGGCACTGCGGGACATCACGATGTCGCTGGAGATGGGTGACCGGGTCGGCCTGGTCGGCCACAACGGCGCGGGCAAGTCGACGCTGCTGCGACTGCTGTCGGGCATCTACGAGCCCACACGGGGTTCGGCGACCGTCTCCGGCCGCGTCGCGCCCGTGTTCGATCTCGGCGTCGGGATGGACCCCGAGATCTCGGGGTTCGAGAACATCATCATCCGCGGTCTGTTCCTAGGGCAGACGCGCAAGCAGATGCTGGCAAAGGTCGACGAGATCGCCGAGTTCACCGAACTCGGCGAGTACCTGTCGATGCCGCTGCGCACCTACTCCACCGGCATGCGCGTCCGCCTGGCCATGGGCGTGGTGACGAGCATCGACCCCGAGATCCTGCTGCTCGACGAGGGCATCGGCGCGGTCGACGCGGAGTTCCTCAAGAAGGCGCAGTCGCGCCTGCAGGACCTCGTGGAGCGCTCCGGGATCCTGGTGTTCGCAAGCCATTCCAACGAGTTCCTGGCCCGGCTGTGCAAGACCGCGATGTGGATCGACCACGGCACCATCAGGATGACCGGCGGCATCGAAGAGGTCGTACGCGCCTACGAGGGTGAGGACGCCGCACGCCACGTGCGTGAAGTGCTCGAGGAAACCGCGCGTGACGCACACTGA
- a CDS encoding MarR family winged helix-turn-helix transcriptional regulator, with translation MVGMIAGRTAGDMPGLDIAEERSWQNYLDSALRLYATLNRSLVDQHHLTLNDVRLLDYLDKSPTGSARMGDLADRLMSLPSRVTRQIRRLEVQNFVVRGASPEDGRGVVAKITDEGRAAVREAMVTYGQGVRTHFLGRLSRPQIAAMGENCRRISAALKNGAPPAKIGRV, from the coding sequence ATGGTGGGGATGATTGCCGGACGCACGGCAGGAGACATGCCGGGTCTGGATATCGCCGAGGAGAGGTCGTGGCAGAACTACCTCGACTCGGCTCTGAGGTTGTACGCGACGCTGAACCGGTCGCTTGTGGACCAGCATCATCTGACGCTGAACGATGTGCGTCTGCTGGACTATTTGGACAAGTCGCCGACAGGTTCGGCCAGGATGGGGGACCTCGCCGACCGGCTGATGTCCCTCCCGAGCCGGGTCACCCGGCAGATCCGGCGGTTGGAGGTACAGAACTTCGTGGTGCGCGGCGCCAGTCCGGAGGATGGACGTGGCGTGGTCGCCAAGATCACCGACGAGGGCCGCGCCGCGGTCCGCGAGGCGATGGTGACCTACGGCCAGGGCGTCCGCACGCACTTCCTGGGACGCCTGTCGCGTCCTCAGATCGCTGCGATGGGCGAGAACTGCCGGCGTATCAGCGCCGCGCTGAAGAACGGAGCCCCGCCCGCCAAGATCGGCCGGGTGTAG
- a CDS encoding GtrA family protein, with product MAETTAPRLSLGTQAFRFIVTGGLSAIVDFGLYVLLLAAGLHVNVAKTLSFVAGTTTAYLINRRWTFQAPPSKARFIAVCVLYAVTYAVQVGINYVFYMAWDEKPWRVPVAFVIAQGTATVINFIVQRAVIFRLR from the coding sequence GTGGCCGAAACGACAGCACCCCGCCTGAGCCTGGGAACCCAGGCGTTCCGGTTCATCGTGACCGGTGGGCTGTCGGCGATCGTCGACTTCGGCCTGTACGTGCTGCTGCTCGCGGCCGGGCTGCACGTCAACGTGGCCAAGACGCTCAGTTTCGTCGCGGGCACCACCACGGCGTACCTGATCAACCGGCGCTGGACGTTCCAGGCGCCACCCAGCAAGGCCCGGTTCATCGCGGTGTGCGTGCTGTACGCGGTGACCTACGCCGTGCAGGTGGGCATCAACTACGTGTTCTACATGGCGTGGGACGAGAAGCCTTGGCGGGTGCCCGTTGCGTTCGTGATCGCGCAGGGCACCGCCACCGTCATCAACTTCATCGTCCAGCGCGCCGTGATCTTCCGTTTGCGCTAG
- a CDS encoding cysteine desulfurase-like protein: MAYDVARVRGLHPTLGDGWVHFDAQSGMLVPDAVATTVSTAFRGSMPSALGPHPSARRSAAVLAAARQAVADLVNADPRGVVLGPDRAHLLTSLAEASSARVGLGYEVVVTRLDDEANIAPWLRAANRYGAKVKWAEVDIETGELPSWQWEGLIDKPTRLVAIASASSTLGTVTDLREVTKLTHEVGGLVVVDHSAAAPYRLIDVNEIEADVVALNAVGWGGPPIGALVFRDPALIDSFGSVSLNPYATGPARLELGVHQYGLLAGVVASIEYLSNLDEAASGTRRERLEISMQSAGVYLSRLFDYLQTSLRSLPLVMVIGSPETSIPVLSFAVRDVPAERVVQRLADNGVLAIANASSRVLDVIGVNDIGGAVTIGLSHYSTTAEVDQLVRALASLG; the protein is encoded by the coding sequence ATGGCATACGACGTCGCCCGGGTGCGTGGCTTGCACCCAACGCTGGGCGATGGGTGGGTGCATTTCGACGCCCAGAGCGGGATGTTGGTACCCGATGCGGTCGCCACCACGGTTTCCACCGCTTTCCGCGGGTCGATGCCAAGCGCACTCGGCCCCCACCCGTCCGCTCGCCGCAGCGCCGCCGTCCTCGCGGCGGCCCGCCAGGCGGTAGCCGATCTCGTCAACGCGGACCCGCGGGGCGTGGTCCTCGGCCCGGACCGGGCCCATCTGCTGACCTCGCTGGCCGAGGCGTCGTCGGCACGCGTCGGGCTGGGCTATGAGGTGGTGGTGACGCGTCTCGACGACGAGGCGAACATCGCGCCGTGGCTGCGCGCGGCGAATCGTTATGGCGCCAAGGTGAAGTGGGCCGAGGTCGACATCGAGACCGGTGAGCTGCCGTCGTGGCAGTGGGAAGGTCTCATCGACAAGCCGACCCGGCTGGTGGCCATCGCTTCGGCGTCGTCCACCCTGGGCACCGTCACCGACCTACGTGAGGTGACCAAGCTGACACACGAGGTCGGCGGTCTCGTCGTGGTCGACCACTCCGCAGCCGCGCCCTACCGGCTCATCGACGTCAACGAGATCGAGGCCGACGTCGTCGCGCTCAACGCCGTCGGCTGGGGTGGTCCGCCGATCGGCGCCCTGGTGTTCCGCGACCCGGCCCTGATCGACTCGTTCGGATCGGTGTCGTTGAACCCCTACGCCACCGGTCCGGCCCGCCTCGAACTCGGCGTGCACCAGTACGGGCTGCTGGCCGGAGTTGTCGCGAGCATCGAATACCTGTCCAACCTCGACGAGGCGGCATCCGGCACCAGGCGTGAACGCCTCGAGATCTCAATGCAATCCGCCGGTGTCTACCTGAGCCGGCTGTTCGACTATCTGCAGACCTCGCTGCGGTCGCTGCCGCTGGTGATGGTGATCGGCAGCCCGGAGACCTCCATCCCGGTGCTCAGCTTCGCGGTGCGCGACGTGCCGGCCGAGCGCGTTGTGCAGCGCCTGGCCGACAACGGCGTGCTCGCGATCGCCAACGCGAGCTCGCGCGTGCTCGACGTCATCGGTGTCAACGACATCGGCGGTGCGGTGACCATCGGCCTGTCGCACTACTCGACGACCGCCGAGGTCGACCAGCTGGTGCGGGCGCTGGCCTCCCTCGGCTAG
- the glfT1 gene encoding galactofuranosyltransferase GlfT1: MTHTEVVCAVVVTHRRRELLATSLDAVVSQDRKPDHLIVVDNDNDPQVRELVTGQPVPSTYLGSRRNLGGAGGFALGMLHALALGADWIWLADDDGRPADTTVLSTLLSCAHTHSLAEVSPMVCNLDDPQRLAFPLRRGLVWRRLTSELRTDSSSSSGDLLPGIASLFNGALFRADTVDAVGVPDLRLFVRGDEVELHRRLVRSGLPFGTCLTASYLHPCGTDEFKPILGGRMHTQYPDDETKRFFTYRNRGYLLSQPGLRKLLPQEWLRFGWYFLVSRRDLAGLREWIRLRRLGRRERFQR; the protein is encoded by the coding sequence GTGACGCACACTGAGGTCGTCTGTGCGGTCGTGGTGACCCACCGGCGTCGAGAACTGCTGGCCACGTCGCTGGACGCCGTCGTCTCGCAGGACCGCAAACCCGACCACCTGATCGTCGTCGACAACGACAACGACCCGCAGGTGCGGGAACTGGTGACCGGCCAGCCCGTCCCGTCCACATATCTGGGGTCGCGCCGAAACCTCGGCGGCGCAGGTGGTTTCGCGTTGGGCATGCTGCATGCGCTGGCTCTCGGCGCCGACTGGATCTGGCTGGCCGACGACGACGGCAGGCCTGCCGACACGACCGTGCTCTCGACATTGCTGTCCTGCGCGCACACGCACAGCCTGGCCGAGGTCTCCCCCATGGTGTGCAACCTCGACGATCCGCAGCGCCTCGCGTTCCCGCTGCGCCGCGGTCTGGTGTGGCGCCGGCTCACCTCGGAACTGCGTACCGACAGCTCGTCGTCATCGGGGGATCTGCTGCCGGGCATCGCGTCGCTGTTCAACGGCGCCCTGTTCCGCGCCGACACGGTCGACGCCGTCGGCGTCCCGGATCTGCGGCTGTTCGTACGCGGCGACGAGGTGGAGTTGCACCGTCGCCTGGTCCGTTCCGGGCTGCCGTTCGGAACGTGTTTGACCGCAAGCTATCTGCATCCTTGTGGCACCGACGAGTTCAAACCGATCCTCGGCGGGCGCATGCACACGCAGTACCCGGACGACGAGACCAAGCGGTTCTTCACCTACCGCAACCGCGGCTACCTGCTGTCACAGCCGGGTCTGCGCAAGCTCCTGCCGCAGGAGTGGCTGCGCTTCGGCTGGTACTTTCTGGTGTCACGCCGCGACCTCGCCGGTCTGCGTGAGTGGATTCGGCTGCGGCGGTTGGGAAGACGCGAAAGGTTCCAGCGATGA
- a CDS encoding ketopantoate reductase family protein has product MSDARILVVGAGAIGGVTAAHLARAGRDVTVLDANAEHVRLMNSPGLKFDELGETSHVTITAVDSPAALTGRFDFALVALKAPYLQAALGPLVERGLVDTYVSLGNGLVQNTIQQIVGTERFVVGITEWGATNLGPGHVAQTTVAPFVIGEVDGTLTARLETLRGVLSAAAEVDVSTDVMNQVWTKLLLNSTFSGLAGVTGMLYGEIAADPLGRTMAYHVWTESYDVARAAGFEVGPLIGIQPDDLVVRSEADRERADAAIEVLMSKLGATKASMLQDLERGATTEVDVINGGVCTTAAKAGVASPFNARIVELVHECEQGLRSPGRETLEALAQISARQ; this is encoded by the coding sequence ATGAGCGACGCACGCATTCTCGTCGTCGGCGCAGGAGCGATCGGCGGTGTCACCGCGGCGCACCTCGCGCGCGCCGGGCGGGACGTGACCGTGCTCGACGCCAACGCCGAACACGTCCGGTTGATGAACTCACCGGGCCTGAAGTTCGACGAACTCGGCGAGACCAGCCACGTCACGATCACCGCGGTCGACAGTCCCGCGGCCCTCACGGGCCGGTTCGACTTCGCCCTGGTGGCGCTCAAGGCCCCGTATCTGCAGGCTGCGCTCGGGCCGCTGGTCGAACGCGGTCTGGTGGACACCTACGTATCCCTCGGAAACGGACTGGTGCAGAACACCATTCAGCAGATCGTCGGTACCGAGCGCTTCGTCGTCGGCATCACCGAGTGGGGCGCGACCAACCTCGGTCCGGGGCACGTCGCGCAGACCACCGTGGCCCCGTTCGTGATCGGCGAGGTCGACGGCACGCTCACCGCGCGTCTGGAGACCCTGCGCGGCGTGCTGTCCGCGGCAGCCGAGGTGGACGTGTCCACCGACGTGATGAACCAGGTGTGGACGAAATTACTTCTCAACAGCACCTTCTCGGGCCTCGCCGGTGTCACCGGAATGCTGTACGGCGAGATCGCCGCCGATCCGCTGGGCCGCACGATGGCGTATCACGTGTGGACCGAGTCGTACGACGTCGCGCGTGCGGCCGGCTTCGAGGTCGGCCCGCTCATCGGCATCCAGCCCGATGATCTCGTCGTGCGTTCCGAAGCGGACCGCGAACGCGCCGATGCGGCAATCGAAGTCCTGATGAGCAAGCTCGGCGCCACCAAGGCGTCGATGCTGCAGGACCTCGAACGCGGCGCGACCACCGAGGTCGACGTGATCAACGGCGGCGTGTGCACCACCGCGGCGAAAGCCGGTGTGGCAAGCCCGTTCAACGCGCGCATCGTCGAACTCGTCCACGAATGCGAACAAGGCCTGCGCTCGCCCGGCCGGGAAACGCTCGAAGCCCTCGCCCAGATTTCCGCTCGACAATGA